From the genome of Populus alba chromosome 10, ASM523922v2, whole genome shotgun sequence, one region includes:
- the LOC118059729 gene encoding CASP-like protein 4D1 — translation MAPPPPSMAPRMTALFLRVLTFAFLMVSLVILTTNTDTLETGIGEIKVRFKDMYSYRYMLAAAAFGLAYTILQIALTLNHIVKGNGAQTSGDGKLVFDFYGDKVVSYILATGAAAAFGATKDMKPIFAGLGGDKFFNKGYASASLLLLGFVCTAISSVFSSYALPKKV, via the exons ATGGCCCCCCCACCACCATCCATGGCTCCTCGAATGACCGCTCTATTTTTGAGGGTCCTCACTTTTGCTTTCCTTATGGTATCACTTGTCATCTTGACCACCAATACTGACACCTTGGAAACAGGAATCGGCGAGATTAAAGTCCGCTTCAAGGATATGTATTCTTATCG ATACATGCTGGCGGCAGCTGCGTTTGGATTAGCATACACGATTTTGCAAATCGCTCTCACTTTAAACCATATTGTCAAGGGGAACGGCGCCCAGACAAGCGGTGACGGCAAACTTGTGTTTGATTTCTATGGTGACAAG GTTGTATCATACATACTAGCCACGGGTGCTGCTGCGGCATTTGGAGCGACAAAAGACATGAAGCCAATATTTGCAGGGCTAGGAGGTGATAAGTTTTTCAACAAAGGTTATGCATCCGCTAGTCTCCTCCTCCTCGGATTTGTGTGCACGGCTATATCATCCGTTTTCTCATCATACGCACTCCCAAAGAAAGTTTAA